One window of the Lysobacter sp. S4-A87 genome contains the following:
- a CDS encoding 1-deoxy-D-xylulose-5-phosphate reductoisomerase encodes MSVSTRNVAVLGATGSIGASALDVIARHPQRLRASVLAAGSNVAALVELCRRHRPDHAVIADGNGLQALADGLREAGLRTQPHCGDEALDALVSGDACDTVVAAIVGAAGLPSTLAAARAGKRILLANKESLVLAGELLMQAAHAGGATIVPIDSEHNAIFQCLPDAHAREGLRRILLTASGGPFRGRAREELTAVTPEQAVAHPKWSMGPKISVDSATLMNKGLEVIEAHHLFGVDGDRIQVLVHPQSLVHSLVEFVDGSTLAQLGLPDMRTALAVGFGWPERMESGVGGLDLLAQGRLDFEPPDLQAFPCLRLAFEALAAGGTAPAVLNAANEVAVSAFLQRRIGFLAIPALVEDTLAALPSTPATSLAALRDADAQARHHAARAVGSGAVGARA; translated from the coding sequence ATGTCCGTCAGTACGCGCAATGTCGCTGTTCTTGGTGCCACCGGTTCGATCGGCGCGTCGGCGCTGGACGTGATCGCGCGCCACCCGCAACGCCTGCGCGCAAGTGTCCTGGCGGCCGGCAGCAATGTCGCCGCCCTGGTCGAACTGTGCCGGCGCCACCGCCCCGACCATGCCGTGATCGCCGACGGCAACGGCCTGCAGGCGCTCGCCGATGGCCTGCGCGAAGCCGGCCTGCGCACGCAGCCGCATTGCGGCGACGAGGCACTCGACGCACTGGTGTCGGGCGACGCCTGCGACACCGTCGTCGCTGCCATCGTCGGTGCGGCCGGACTGCCTTCGACGCTGGCCGCTGCCAGGGCCGGCAAGCGCATCCTGCTTGCCAACAAGGAGTCGCTGGTGCTCGCCGGCGAACTGCTGATGCAGGCCGCCCACGCCGGTGGCGCCACGATCGTGCCGATCGACAGCGAGCACAACGCGATCTTCCAGTGCCTGCCCGACGCGCATGCGCGCGAAGGCCTGCGACGGATCCTGCTGACCGCCTCGGGTGGTCCGTTCCGCGGCCGTGCGCGCGAGGAACTGACCGCAGTGACGCCGGAACAGGCGGTCGCCCATCCCAAGTGGTCGATGGGGCCGAAGATCTCGGTCGACTCGGCCACGCTGATGAACAAGGGCCTGGAAGTGATCGAGGCCCACCACCTGTTCGGCGTCGACGGCGACCGCATCCAGGTGCTGGTGCATCCGCAGAGCCTGGTGCATTCGCTGGTGGAATTCGTCGACGGCTCCACCCTCGCCCAGCTCGGCCTGCCGGACATGCGCACCGCGCTGGCGGTCGGCTTCGGCTGGCCGGAACGGATGGAATCGGGCGTCGGCGGACTCGACCTGCTGGCCCAGGGCCGGCTCGATTTCGAACCGCCGGACCTTCAGGCCTTCCCGTGCCTGCGCCTGGCTTTCGAGGCCCTGGCCGCGGGCGGCACCGCCCCGGCGGTCCTCAATGCCGCCAACGAAGTGGCTGTTTCAGCGTTTCTTCAGCGCCGGATCGGTTTCCTAGCCATACCGGCGCTCGTCGAGGACACCCTCGCCGCGCTCCCATCCACCCCGGCGACCTCGCTGGCAGCCCTGCGCGACGCCGATGCCCAGGCACGGCATCATGCCGCCCGGGCCGTCGGTTCCGGCGCAGTCGGGGCCCGCGCATGA
- a CDS encoding CDP-archaeol synthase has product MTRTRLLAALVMAPLAIAAILLLPTPWMVALAAVLFLAGLWEWFDLAQIEDTLARTVLLVANLAVMVALVWASRSSGSYTMALFQLASMIGVIWWLLALLWLGRYEFASDHDTNARVFKLAAGALSMIPAWCALAWIHSTPPNGHRWLLTALAIVWAADTGAYFAGRTFGGRLFGGRKLAPRISPNKTYEGLLGGVVAGVIVGIVFALFAGAAPSQLPAVAVVALVAVLFSVVGDLFESLLKRHVGVKDSGNLIPGHGGILDRVDGVLAALPVFALGKAVLGF; this is encoded by the coding sequence ATGACCCGAACCCGCCTGCTCGCCGCCCTGGTGATGGCGCCGCTCGCGATTGCCGCGATCCTGCTGCTGCCGACGCCGTGGATGGTGGCCCTGGCCGCGGTGCTGTTCCTGGCCGGCCTGTGGGAATGGTTCGACCTGGCGCAGATCGAGGACACGCTCGCTCGCACCGTGCTGCTGGTGGCCAACCTGGCGGTGATGGTGGCGCTGGTGTGGGCATCGCGCTCCAGCGGCAGCTACACCATGGCGCTGTTCCAGCTGGCCAGCATGATCGGCGTGATCTGGTGGCTGCTGGCGCTGCTCTGGCTGGGCCGTTACGAATTCGCCAGCGACCACGACACCAATGCGCGCGTGTTCAAGCTCGCCGCCGGCGCGCTGAGCATGATTCCGGCCTGGTGCGCGCTGGCGTGGATCCACTCGACCCCGCCCAACGGCCACCGCTGGCTGCTGACCGCGCTGGCGATCGTCTGGGCGGCCGATACCGGCGCCTACTTCGCCGGGCGCACCTTTGGCGGGCGCCTGTTCGGTGGCCGCAAGCTGGCCCCGCGGATCAGCCCCAACAAGACTTACGAAGGCCTGCTCGGCGGCGTGGTCGCCGGCGTCATCGTCGGCATCGTCTTTGCCCTCTTCGCCGGCGCAGCGCCGTCGCAACTGCCGGCGGTGGCCGTGGTCGCGCTGGTGGCGGTGCTGTTCTCGGTGGTCGGCGACCTGTTCGAGAGCCTGCTCAAGCGCCATGTCGGCGTGAAGGATTCGGGCAACCTGATCCCGGGCCACGGCGGCATCCTCGACCGTGTCGACGGCGTGCTGGCCGCACTGCCGGTGTTTGCACTTGGCAAGGCCGTGCTGGGCTTCTGA
- the uppS gene encoding polyprenyl diphosphate synthase: MSSEPAIAVARVPRHLAVIMDGNGRWAERRRRPRVIGHRAGARAVNVCIDFCLDQGIEALTLFAFSSENWGRPEEEVGALMKLFLGALEREVDELDRRGVRVRFIGERERFAEAIRKQMAAAEDRTRANTRLHLTIAASYGGRWDIAQAARSLAQDVAAGRLAPEDIDEYAIGARTCLAELPAPDLFIRTGGETRISNFLLWQLAYTELWFTDLLWPELDAATLQRAMDDYAGRQRRFGLTGAQVAPAPAPARPATKETSE; this comes from the coding sequence ATGTCTTCCGAACCTGCCATTGCCGTCGCGCGCGTCCCGCGCCACCTTGCCGTCATCATGGACGGCAACGGTCGCTGGGCCGAGCGCCGCCGCCGCCCGCGAGTCATCGGCCATCGCGCCGGTGCGCGCGCGGTCAATGTCTGCATCGACTTCTGCCTGGACCAGGGCATCGAGGCGCTGACCCTGTTCGCCTTCTCCAGCGAGAACTGGGGCCGGCCGGAAGAGGAGGTCGGCGCGCTGATGAAGCTGTTCCTGGGCGCACTGGAACGCGAGGTCGACGAGCTCGACCGGCGTGGCGTGCGCGTGCGCTTCATCGGCGAGCGCGAGCGCTTCGCCGAGGCCATCCGCAAGCAGATGGCCGCAGCCGAGGACCGCACCCGCGCCAACACCCGCCTGCACCTGACCATCGCCGCCAGTTACGGCGGTCGCTGGGACATCGCACAGGCGGCCCGCTCGCTGGCGCAGGACGTCGCCGCCGGGCGGCTGGCGCCTGAAGACATCGACGAGTACGCGATCGGTGCCCGCACCTGCCTGGCCGAGCTGCCTGCCCCGGATCTGTTCATCCGCACCGGCGGTGAGACGCGCATCAGCAATTTCCTGCTGTGGCAGCTGGCCTATACCGAATTGTGGTTCACCGACCTGTTGTGGCCCGAATTGGATGCGGCGACACTGCAGCGCGCCATGGACGACTACGCCGGCCGCCAGCGCCGTTTCGGCCTGACCGGCGCCCAGGTCGCGCCGGCACCCGCGCCGGCACGGCCCGCCACCAAAGAGACTTCCGAATGA
- the frr gene encoding ribosome recycling factor → MLNEIKKDAQTRMAKSVEAFRHTLIKIRTGRASTALVDHLKVNYYGSDMPLSQVASVQVSDARSLLITPWEKQMVGPVEKAILASDLGLTPNTAGTVIRLNLPALTEERRKELSKLVHSESEDAKVAIRNIRRDANHQVKELLKEKQITEDEVSRSEIEIQKITDAAIKDVDEVVKAKEQELMAV, encoded by the coding sequence ATGCTCAACGAGATCAAGAAAGATGCCCAGACCCGCATGGCCAAGAGCGTCGAAGCATTTCGCCACACCCTGATCAAGATCCGCACCGGGCGCGCTTCGACCGCGCTGGTCGACCACCTGAAGGTCAACTACTACGGTTCCGACATGCCGCTGTCGCAGGTCGCCTCCGTCCAGGTCTCCGACGCGCGTTCGCTGCTCATCACGCCGTGGGAGAAGCAGATGGTCGGCCCCGTCGAGAAGGCGATCCTCGCCTCCGACCTCGGCCTGACCCCGAACACCGCCGGTACCGTGATCCGCCTCAACCTGCCCGCCCTCACCGAGGAGCGCCGCAAGGAACTGTCCAAGCTCGTGCACTCCGAGAGCGAGGACGCCAAGGTCGCCATCCGCAACATCCGTCGCGATGCCAACCACCAGGTCAAGGAACTGCTGAAGGAAAAGCAGATCACCGAAGACGAAGTCAGCCGCTCCGAGATCGAGATCCAGAAGATCACCGACGCCGCCATCAAGGACGTCGATGAAGTGGTCAAGGCCAAAGAGCAAGAACTTATGGCGGTTTGA
- a CDS encoding cation diffusion facilitator family transporter gives MGHGHHHHAANATRAFAAVTLINLAYTVVEAGYGFATNSLALLSDALHNLGDVLGLGLAWGAAVLAKRAPTDRHTYGWRRATLLSPLANALLLVAFSGALAWEAVRRFNAPPEIPALPVMLVAALGIAVNLGAAWLVRDGHDQDLNRRGAFLHLIADAAVSLAAVLAGAGMWWLGWAWLDPAIAVLIGAVVAIGAFGLLRDAFNAAMDAVPSSIDRGQVQGFLASQAGVQAVHHLHIWSLGAGEIAMTAHLVRPDQGDHDEFIDKLNHELDERFGINHPTLQVELGRACEHDRHDRAPHGHTHDHAHDHGHGHGHDH, from the coding sequence ATGGGCCACGGACACCACCACCACGCCGCCAACGCGACCCGCGCCTTTGCCGCGGTCACGCTGATCAACCTTGCCTACACGGTCGTCGAGGCCGGGTATGGCTTCGCCACCAATTCGCTGGCGCTGCTGTCGGATGCGCTGCACAACCTCGGTGACGTGCTCGGACTGGGCCTGGCCTGGGGTGCTGCGGTGCTGGCCAAGCGCGCGCCGACCGATCGCCATACCTATGGCTGGCGCCGCGCCACCCTGCTCTCGCCGCTGGCCAATGCCTTGCTGCTGGTGGCGTTCTCCGGCGCGCTGGCCTGGGAAGCGGTGCGTCGCTTCAACGCGCCGCCGGAAATCCCGGCCCTGCCGGTCATGCTGGTCGCCGCGCTGGGCATCGCCGTCAACCTCGGCGCGGCCTGGCTGGTGCGCGACGGCCACGACCAGGACCTCAATCGCCGTGGCGCCTTCCTGCATCTGATCGCCGACGCCGCCGTGTCGCTGGCCGCGGTACTGGCCGGCGCCGGCATGTGGTGGCTGGGCTGGGCCTGGCTGGACCCGGCGATCGCAGTGCTGATCGGCGCGGTCGTGGCCATCGGCGCCTTCGGCCTGCTGCGCGATGCCTTCAATGCCGCCATGGACGCAGTGCCTTCGAGCATCGACCGCGGCCAGGTGCAGGGCTTCCTGGCCTCGCAGGCGGGTGTCCAGGCCGTGCACCACCTGCATATCTGGTCGCTGGGCGCGGGCGAGATCGCCATGACCGCGCACCTGGTCCGCCCCGACCAGGGTGACCACGACGAGTTCATCGACAAGCTGAACCACGAGCTGGACGAGCGCTTCGGGATCAACCACCCGACCCTGCAGGTCGAACTGGGCCGCGCCTGCGAGCACGACCGCCACGATCGTGCGCCGCACGGCCACACGCATGACCACGCCCATGACCACGGGCACGGGCACGGCCACGACCACTGA
- the pyrH gene encoding UMP kinase has protein sequence MSQLAYRRVLLKLSGEALMGDEDYGIDPKMISRLAREVIEAQQAGAEVALVIGGGNIFRGAGLAAGGMDRVTGDQMGMLATVINALAMQDALEKLGAKCRVMSAIKINDVCEDYIRRRAIRHMEKGRLAIFAAGTGNPFFTTDSGAALRAIEIGADLLLKATKVDGVYDKDPKKHADAVRYDKLTYDEVIARNLQVMDTAAFALCRDSDLPLRIFDMGQPGTLLKILHGEHIGTLVQGRKA, from the coding sequence ATGTCCCAGCTCGCCTATCGCCGTGTCCTGCTCAAACTGTCTGGCGAGGCGTTGATGGGGGACGAGGACTACGGCATCGACCCGAAGATGATCAGCCGGCTGGCCCGCGAGGTGATCGAGGCCCAGCAGGCCGGTGCCGAGGTCGCGCTGGTCATCGGCGGCGGCAACATCTTCCGCGGCGCAGGCCTGGCGGCCGGCGGCATGGACCGGGTCACGGGCGACCAGATGGGCATGCTCGCCACGGTCATCAACGCGCTGGCCATGCAGGACGCGCTGGAGAAGCTCGGCGCCAAGTGCCGGGTGATGAGCGCGATCAAGATCAACGACGTGTGCGAGGACTACATCCGCCGCCGCGCCATCCGCCACATGGAAAAGGGCCGACTGGCGATCTTCGCCGCCGGCACCGGCAACCCGTTCTTCACCACCGACTCCGGCGCCGCCCTGCGCGCGATCGAGATCGGCGCCGACCTGCTGCTGAAGGCGACCAAGGTCGACGGCGTCTACGACAAGGACCCGAAGAAGCATGCCGACGCGGTCCGCTACGACAAGCTGACCTACGACGAAGTGATCGCGCGCAACCTGCAGGTGATGGACACCGCCGCGTTCGCGCTGTGCCGCGACAGCGACCTGCCGCTGCGCATCTTCGACATGGGCCAGCCGGGCACGCTGCTGAAGATCCTCCACGGCGAGCACATCGGCACGCTGGTGCAGGGCCGCAAGGCCTGA
- a CDS encoding TonB-dependent receptor: MNRALRRSALTVALGLCFASTVQAQSNTAGAVFGQAAAGDTVLVENPATGFKRTITVGGDGQYRASALPTGNYRVTLQRADGTSTTRENVTVNVGTGTSVNFAAAPTGETTTLDSIRVTGAALVNPIDVSSVESTTILTAAQIAKIPVPRDLTSVALLAPGTVKGDAAFGNLPSFGGASVAENGYYVNGFNVTNSFKGLNFANIPFEAIAEQQIKTGGYGAEFGRSTGGVINVITKRGTNDFEAGGNIFWEPESLTETDPNLYYPSGDLVEVNSRDKGSNTTASVWASGALVKDKLFAYGLLQYGMDDRDVYPGTFDGVVGDRNYTDETKSPMWLVKLDWNINDNNLLALTAFSDKRKTESKYYHTVFGTDAAPDWTPSRGSYAGTDNFENGGTSYSLKYTGYLTDTFTLSALAGHGEFRRFNYGVSAGGISQEYTGNVGGPVAGCPWVVDARPSVVNGINQEITGCWFVDSLGRTDAKDTRDQFRIDAEWQLGDHLLRGGVDIDNFETVDGTSYAGGEQWRYGRYTPIGGTPTESVVRRRVFQSGATVKVDQRAYYIEDNWSITDTFNAYLGLRWDTFDNKNGVGDTYVKIDNQFAPRLGFSWDVNGDSSLKIFGNAGRYALPLTANVAIRGASASLYSEQFYSYTGVDPVTGAPTGLVQILNPANGEPIRYLNNEFGLGKDAKTIASSNLEPMYQDEYILGFQTQVSEGFSAGARAIYRDLKRAIDDTCDYRPVFEWAEQNGYEINDVNPGFPYCRLYNPGSDGEFTMDVDGDGTFEHITIPADVLGPKAKRTYKAVELFAEGQLTDKFFLQGSYTWSKNKGNTEGGVKSDIGQADTGTTQDFDYPELMVGADGYLPNDRRHSFKLFGNYEFNDQWSAGANLLVQSGRPINCFGYNGAGDSGYANSYFWCDKGDGRGSQPVPRGTAGRTPWTRTLDLNVAYSPSIANGELTFKVDVFNVTNEQEPVAVYEYGEDAGGTPQQGGTAPDGTAYANIYGYPTAWQAPRSVRFMVQYRF; encoded by the coding sequence ATGAATCGTGCGCTGCGACGCAGCGCGCTGACGGTGGCGCTTGGCCTGTGTTTCGCATCGACCGTCCAGGCGCAGTCCAATACCGCCGGTGCCGTATTCGGCCAGGCAGCCGCAGGCGACACGGTGCTGGTTGAGAATCCGGCGACCGGTTTCAAGCGCACCATCACGGTCGGCGGCGACGGCCAGTACCGCGCATCGGCACTGCCGACCGGCAACTACCGGGTGACCCTGCAGCGCGCTGACGGCACCAGCACCACCCGCGAAAACGTCACCGTCAATGTCGGCACCGGCACCTCCGTCAACTTCGCCGCAGCGCCCACGGGCGAAACGACCACGCTCGATTCGATCCGCGTGACCGGCGCAGCGCTGGTCAATCCGATCGACGTGTCGTCGGTCGAGTCCACCACCATCCTCACCGCTGCGCAGATTGCCAAGATCCCCGTGCCACGTGACCTGACCAGCGTCGCGCTGCTGGCCCCGGGCACCGTGAAGGGCGACGCCGCGTTCGGCAACCTGCCGTCGTTCGGCGGCGCATCGGTCGCCGAGAACGGCTACTACGTCAACGGCTTCAATGTCACCAACTCGTTCAAGGGCCTGAACTTCGCCAACATTCCGTTCGAGGCCATCGCCGAGCAGCAGATCAAGACCGGCGGTTATGGCGCCGAGTTCGGTCGCTCCACCGGCGGTGTCATCAACGTCATCACCAAGCGCGGTACCAACGACTTCGAGGCCGGCGGCAACATCTTCTGGGAACCGGAATCGCTGACCGAAACCGACCCGAACCTGTATTACCCCAGCGGTGACCTGGTCGAGGTCAACTCCAGGGACAAGGGCTCCAACACCACCGCTTCGGTGTGGGCCAGCGGCGCGCTGGTCAAGGACAAGCTGTTCGCCTACGGCCTGCTGCAGTACGGCATGGACGACCGCGATGTCTATCCGGGCACGTTCGACGGCGTCGTCGGCGACCGCAACTACACCGACGAGACCAAGTCGCCGATGTGGCTGGTCAAGCTCGACTGGAACATCAACGACAACAACCTGCTCGCGCTGACGGCGTTCTCGGACAAGCGCAAGACCGAGTCGAAGTACTACCACACCGTGTTCGGAACCGATGCGGCTCCGGACTGGACGCCGAGCCGCGGAAGCTACGCCGGCACCGACAACTTCGAGAATGGTGGCACCAGCTACTCGCTCAAGTACACCGGCTATCTGACCGACACCTTCACCCTGTCGGCGCTCGCCGGCCATGGCGAGTTCCGCCGCTTCAACTACGGTGTCTCGGCCGGCGGCATCAGCCAGGAATACACCGGCAACGTCGGCGGCCCCGTCGCCGGCTGCCCGTGGGTGGTGGATGCGCGTCCGTCGGTGGTCAACGGCATCAACCAGGAAATCACCGGTTGCTGGTTCGTCGACAGCCTCGGTCGCACCGATGCCAAGGACACCCGCGACCAGTTCCGCATCGATGCCGAATGGCAGCTGGGCGACCACCTGCTGCGCGGTGGTGTCGACATCGACAACTTCGAGACCGTCGACGGCACTTCCTATGCTGGCGGTGAACAGTGGCGCTACGGCCGCTATACGCCCATCGGCGGCACCCCGACCGAGAGCGTCGTGCGTCGCCGCGTGTTCCAGTCCGGCGCGACCGTGAAAGTCGACCAGCGCGCTTACTACATCGAAGACAACTGGAGCATCACCGACACCTTCAACGCCTACCTGGGCCTGCGCTGGGATACGTTCGACAACAAGAACGGCGTCGGCGACACCTACGTCAAGATCGACAACCAGTTCGCCCCGCGCCTGGGCTTCTCGTGGGACGTCAATGGCGATTCGTCGCTGAAGATCTTCGGTAACGCAGGCCGCTACGCGCTGCCGCTGACCGCCAACGTCGCCATCCGCGGCGCCAGCGCTTCGCTGTACAGCGAGCAGTTCTACTCCTACACCGGTGTCGACCCGGTCACCGGTGCGCCCACCGGCCTGGTGCAGATCCTCAACCCGGCCAATGGCGAGCCGATCCGCTACCTCAACAACGAGTTCGGCCTGGGCAAGGATGCCAAGACCATCGCCTCGTCCAACCTGGAGCCGATGTACCAGGACGAGTACATCCTGGGTTTCCAGACCCAGGTCAGCGAAGGTTTCTCGGCCGGTGCGCGCGCGATCTATCGTGACCTCAAGCGTGCGATCGACGACACCTGCGATTACCGTCCGGTGTTCGAGTGGGCCGAGCAGAACGGCTACGAGATCAACGACGTCAACCCGGGCTTCCCGTACTGCCGCCTGTACAACCCGGGCAGCGACGGCGAGTTCACGATGGACGTCGACGGCGACGGCACCTTCGAGCACATCACCATCCCGGCCGACGTCCTGGGCCCGAAGGCCAAGCGCACCTACAAGGCCGTCGAGCTGTTCGCCGAAGGCCAGCTGACCGACAAGTTCTTCCTGCAGGGTTCCTATACCTGGTCGAAGAACAAGGGCAACACCGAAGGCGGCGTGAAGTCGGACATCGGCCAGGCCGATACCGGCACCACCCAGGACTTCGACTACCCCGAGCTGATGGTCGGCGCCGACGGTTACCTGCCCAACGACCGCCGCCACTCGTTCAAGCTGTTCGGCAACTACGAGTTCAACGACCAGTGGAGCGCCGGCGCCAACCTGCTGGTGCAGTCGGGCCGTCCGATCAACTGCTTCGGCTACAACGGTGCAGGCGACAGCGGTTACGCCAACAGCTACTTCTGGTGCGACAAGGGTGATGGCAGGGGCAGCCAGCCGGTCCCGCGCGGTACCGCCGGCCGTACGCCGTGGACCCGCACGCTCGACCTGAACGTTGCCTACTCGCCGTCGATCGCCAACGGCGAGCTGACCTTCAAGGTCGACGTGTTCAACGTCACCAACGAGCAGGAGCCGGTGGCCGTGTACGAGTACGGCGAGGATGCCGGCGGCACGCCGCAGCAGGGCGGCACCGCTCCGGACGGCACGGCGTACGCCAACATCTACGGCTACCCGACCGCCTGGCAGGCCCCGCGTTCGGTCCGCTTCATGGTGCAGTACCGCTTCTGA
- a CDS encoding sigma-70 family RNA polymerase sigma factor has protein sequence MNDAMVEAMAPSPPRDEEPVTVAPVADGDGFDQFLREHQAALIGFLARRAGDEDAKDIAQEAMVRLMRYRAQPADQLRPLMYRIALNVLNDRGRRDSTRQASAHVSLDQDFPGLASSEPSHDQRIAHEQELALVRATILQMPERCRQVYLLNRIEGMSYSQIASHCGISVKAVEKHIGKALGLLRLKLKQSGISREDQS, from the coding sequence GTGAATGACGCAATGGTCGAGGCGATGGCGCCGTCCCCACCGCGAGACGAAGAGCCTGTCACCGTTGCGCCGGTCGCGGACGGCGATGGCTTCGACCAGTTCCTGCGCGAACACCAGGCGGCGCTGATCGGATTCCTGGCGCGACGCGCCGGCGACGAAGACGCCAAGGACATCGCCCAGGAGGCGATGGTCCGCCTGATGCGCTACCGAGCCCAGCCCGCCGACCAGCTGCGGCCGCTGATGTACCGGATCGCACTGAACGTACTCAACGACCGCGGTCGCCGCGACTCGACGCGCCAGGCATCGGCGCATGTCAGCCTCGACCAGGATTTCCCCGGCCTGGCTTCGTCGGAGCCCAGCCACGACCAGCGCATCGCCCACGAGCAGGAGCTGGCGCTGGTGCGCGCGACCATCCTGCAAATGCCCGAGCGCTGCCGCCAGGTCTACCTGCTCAACCGGATCGAAGGCATGAGCTACAGCCAGATCGCAAGCCACTGCGGAATTTCGGTGAAGGCCGTCGAGAAGCACATCGGCAAGGCACTGGGGTTGCTGCGGCTGAAGCTGAAGCAAAGCGGCATCAGCCGCGAGGACCAATCATGA